ATATGATCCTCCACCGGTTGCAACAATGTGATGTTGTATAGTTGATCCGTCATTATCAGTTGAATCTGTGGTCTCGGAACCATTGGAGCCGTTCCGTTTAATAAGTGAAACTAGAAAATCGATACATTCATCAATTTTAGAACTCTCGAATTTAGTGAAGTTTAAACGGCCTCCCTTACCATGCTTGTTTTGTGTGAAATAGACAACTTTGGCCAATGTTCCACCAATATCCACAGCAATATGTGACACCTTTCCAGTATGATGAGGCAGAGCAATGTCTCTTGTGTCCGGTGGTGTTAATCTGCCATCAACTTGGTCTTCGTCCACAATAAAAGCACCCTCGACATTGATGACGATGTCGCCAGGGTTCAGAATTTTGAGATCATACTGGGCAATACCAGCAATTTCCGCTCCAGCAGACAGTCGTCGTCGAGAAGCCATATTCAGAAAAGCAAACtaaaagagaagaaaaaataacaacCTTGTTTCGCAGTTTCCTGTCAAATAAGTATCAGTATAGTAAAGTATTTATGTAGGTTCACCGACCACCAGTTTCGTCGTTAAtataatcaaatcaaccgcttaaaaattattaatcgagcaaaaaaaatgtcagATCCGCTGCCTTCCTCTTGATTaatgattttattttctcctGAAATTAGCATATATGTTGTCGCTATTATTCTTGTGATATTATGTTACACGGGCCGGATTATTTTCCATCTAAATATTATTCCCCCAAATCAACCTTACCCCTCGTTTTACCCATCTATCTATCTAGTGAAAAATGACTGGAGTATTTCTCCTTTTTAGTATTGAGCCCTAACATCTATGATTCACTCAGCCGACAGGTGCAGAGTGTCAAATTAGTAGGCAAAGCCTCGGTGCAAGTCTGGAGATACTGGCTTGAGATTATCAAAGTGGATTCCAGATATTTGTTTCGATTTTGAGCTATCTACCGACTCCCCAATAATTCAATGCTATTAAAGCTATaaaatttatatattttcaactGATACCTTTGATATTACTCAGTACCAGCTGGTACAAGTATATCGTCAAATTGGGGCTCCCGAGTCCCAACCGACTCGGCCTATACATCTCAACAAATGTATATCCGCTATCTAACATGTAATAGCAGCGCTGCGGCCGTTCGCCCGGAAACTCGGTGAGTTTGGGGAACAATCTCGGGACAAGGCAGTGCCGTAGACCAGGATTTTAGGGACACTATTTTGGACCAATTACAAATACATTGTTGTTTCAGTCGCTATGACATCACTGTCTTTATAAACTTTATAAACGACAGATAAAGGAGGGTTTGACTCACCAGTTTGCATCACGTGATAGATTCTGGACAAAGCATGCAAGATTGAACTGTGAAACAGGTGGATCTGCTCAGGCAACGGAGAAACAATAGGTAGCAGATATTCATGCTGCTGCGACCCGTTCTGCTTCCACGAACCATTGAAGTCTCCATATTACCAATTGCTTCATCTGTCAACTCTGTGGCCAAAAATTCAACTAGTCGGTTTTCAGCTCACTCATTGAAACTTCGTTATCCCCCTTGGCGAAATTTGTTTACAAGTAGAAATCACAATCACAAAATGTCGTTACCATCAGATTTTTATCAGCAATTGGATAGGAAATTTGATGAAGCAGTTGCCGATGGCAGCTTGGTTTATACAAAGTCAGAAACTGTTCCAGATTGTGTGGATGGTTTGCATGTGAGATATACATTAGCTACTGCATTGGCTAAGCGACCTTCGACCAGCTCTGATGCCAAGTTGGCTGAACCAGAACATGAGTCGTCTGCAAGTGGAGTTAAGAGCCCATGGTTACCGCCAGATGCCAGTCTGTTAGTTGTTCCTTCATTCGGTGCTAAAGGGTATCGAGTTGTATTAAACAAATTCGCGGTACAGAAAAAtcactttcttcttgttaCAAAGTCATTCGAGCGTCAAACCAGTCCATTAACAGAGGATGATCTTCTAGCTGCTTTTGAGCTACTAGTTGCTGCAAACAAACAGTCTAAAAGACGCCATGTGGGTTTCTTCAATTCTGGATACAACTCTGGTGCCTCTGTTGCTCACAAGCATATCCAGTTCTTACCATTACCAGACTCTGCTTTTGAACCATTTCCAGATCATGTTATTGAAAAAATGACCAATGGTGACATTCCTATTTATAGAAATGGTGATGCCCCACTTAAGGAGGATAAGTATCACTTCTCGCATTTTATCGTCCCCACTCCTAAAGATCTGACATCGGGCGACGAGTTGGCCCTACGGTATTCTGCAATTATGGCCAGAGTCATGACCACATTGGCCAAAAACAAGGCTGAATATATTTCATacaattttcttttcactGAAAAATGGATGATGGCTGTGCCACGACGGGCCGAAAAGATCCAGGGAAAAAGTATCAATGCTCTTGGCTGTATTGGTCTCTTTCTAGCTAAAACCAACGAAGATTTGCTCTACTTCAAGCAGGTTGGTCCTGAACTCATTCTTCAAACTGTAGGGTTTAATGCCGAGGATATCGATGGCAACGAGCTGGAGGGTGATATTGGCTACACTAGATATTAACTTTCTGAGCCAAGAGACTTTGTTGCATATTTTGAGTCATCTGAGTGGAGTTCTCATACCGCGAACGGCTTCTTCATACAGATGTCCTGGAGTCGTTCACAGTGTATTTACACATTTAATTATCTAATAAAatttaatatatacatatatacaCGCTTTTAAGTGCAAGCTCTAATCGGTTGCATCAAAAGCCTGGTTATCGTAGAACTTGGACAATAGCAAGCCAGTAGCTACACTGACATTTAAGGAATCGAGCTTCGACACATCCTGGAATCCCTTCCATTTAACCACATGAGTTGACCGTTGAATCAGACTTGTGCGCAGACCTTGACCCTCAGAACCGATGACCAACATACAAGGAGCTACCTGTAATAGTTGATGAAGCTCACTCGGCTGTACCTTCGCGGCTTGACCAGCCTTGTCTCCATTAGCCACACTTGTAGCTATAATATTCCAGCCATTCTCTCGAGATAACTCAAAGAACTTAAGCGGCTGAGGAGTATTAAAGATATCAATATGCTCCATTGCACCAGCAGACGTCTTGTCTACAACTGCCGACAGCTTGGCAGTGTTTTTTTCAGTGTGGACAATAAGATCAACGCCTAGGTAATAGGCGGATCTAATGATGGCTCCGAAATTATGAGCATCTGTTACctcatcaataaataagacCAAAGGGAATTTTTTGCTGGAGTTTGGTTGTAGTTTTAGTAGATTAGAAACAATCTTACCATCCTCCACCTCGCTAATAGGAAGTCGTTGGACAGTTTTATTCGAGCCTAATCGCGACTCTAGCTCTTTTGCATTTTCTGGGATCTCCTGATTTGTTAAAGAGTCAGCACTATCAACATTGTTATCTTCAATCTGTTCCCATACACTCCCCAAACTGACCAACTGTCGCTTTTCTAGGGGTCTAACTTCCAAAACATATTTGTTGTGAATTCCATTATTTGTCATAATATTGAGATGTGCATTTGGTACACTGCACTCCACTTTTAATTTCATTGCTTTGCAAATACTACTAATCGGCTCAGGaatctcttctcttctATCTTTAGTATGAAGAGCCAGTATTTTTCTCTTGTTAGCCTGCAATGCAGCCAGAACTGGTCCTGTTCCATAAATAAATTGTCGACGAGGATCTTTCTCCAAGCTCTCATTAAATAATCTCGAGAAATTCCTTCTAATGTTCTCATTTGCTTCGTCTGCCTCAgc
The Sugiyamaella lignohabitans strain CBS 10342 chromosome A, complete sequence genome window above contains:
- the APA1 gene encoding Apa1p (AP4A phosphorylase; bifunctional diadenosine 5',5'''-P1,P4-tetraphosphate phosphorylase and ADP sulfurylase involved in catabolism of bis(5'-nucleosidyl) tetraphosphates; catalyzes phosphorolysis of dinucleoside oligophosphates, cleaving substrates' alpha/beta-anhydride bond and introducing Pi into the beta-position of the corresponding NDP formed; protein abundance increases under DNA replication stress; APA1 has a paralog, APA2, that arose from the whole genome duplication; GO_component: GO:0005737 - cytoplasm [Evidence IDA] [PMID 14562095]; GO_component: GO:0005634 - nucleus [Evidence IDA] [PMID 14562095]; GO_function: GO:0003877 - ATP adenylyltransferase activity [Evidence IEA,IEA]; GO_function: GO:0005524 - ATP binding [Evidence IEA,IEA]; GO_function: GO:0008796 - bis(5'-nucleosyl)-tetraphosphatase activity [Evidence IDA,IGI,IMP] [PMID 2174863]; GO_function: GO:0008796 - bis(5'-nucleosyl)-tetraphosphatase activity [Evidence IDA,IMP] [PMID 2556364]; GO_function: GO:0003824 - catalytic activity [Evidence IEA]; GO_function: GO:0016787 - hydrolase activity [Evidence IEA]; GO_function: GO:0000166 - nucleotide binding [Evidence IEA]; GO_function: GO:0016779 - nucleotidyltransferase activity [Evidence IEA]; GO_function: GO:0004780 - sulfate adenylyltransferase (ADP) activity [Evidence IEA]; GO_function: GO:0004780 - sulfate adenylyltransferase (ADP) activity [Evidence IDA,IMP] [PMID 2556364]; GO_function: GO:0016740 - transferase activity [Evidence IEA]; GO_process: GO:0009164 - nucleoside catabolic process [Evidence IDA,IGI,IMP] [PMID 2174863]; GO_process: GO:0009165 - nucleotide biosynthetic process [Evidence IDA] [PMID 2172926]; GO_process: GO:0009117 - nucleotide metabolic process [Evidence IEA]), with the protein product MSLPSDFYQQLDRKFDEAVADGSLVYTKSETVPDCVDGLHVRYTLATALAKRPSTSSDAKLAEPEHESSASGVKSPWLPPDASLLVVPSFGAKGYRVVLNKFAVQKNHFLLVTKSFERQTSPLTEDDLLAAFELLVAANKQSKRRHVGFFNSGYNSGASVAHKHIQFLPLPDSAFEPFPDHVIEKMTNGDIPIYRNGDAPLKEDKYHFSHFIVPTPKDLTSGDELALRYSAIMARVMTTLAKNKAEYISYNFLFTEKWMMAVPRRAEKIQGKSINALGCIGLFLAKTNEDLLYFKQVGPELILQTVGFNAEDIDGNELEGDIGYTRY
- the MRM1 gene encoding Mrm1p (Ribose methyltransferase; modifies a functionally critical, conserved nucleotide in mitochondrial 21S rRNA; GO_component: GO:0005739 - mitochondrion [Evidence IEA,IEA]; GO_component: GO:0005739 - mitochondrion [Evidence IDA] [PMID 8643404]; GO_function: GO:0003723 - RNA binding [Evidence IEA]; GO_function: GO:0008173 - RNA methyltransferase activity [Evidence IEA]; GO_function: GO:0008168 - methyltransferase activity [Evidence IEA,IEA]; GO_function: GO:0008989 - rRNA (guanine-N1-)-methyltransferase activity [Evidence IDA] [PMID 8643404]; GO_function: GO:0016740 - transferase activity [Evidence IEA]; GO_process: GO:0001510 - RNA methylation [Evidence IEA]; GO_process: GO:0006396 - RNA processing [Evidence IEA]; GO_process: GO:0032259 - methylation [Evidence IEA]; GO_process: GO:0000154 - rRNA modification [Evidence IDA] [PMID 8643404]), with translation MRNAFSSSFWTQCSRSFSTSTSGWARSGSGSRPRSGTTPRSGSGSGSRPNQKHLGGVPTRAPLSEASGKNFPSQGKSFDRYFVAPEVRKKAWDGQDKDTYFRDKYAHVHAQQRKEREERKKTSPYKAARSFTKNKIGRMERAEKLGLTPKKEPNILLQKKQAEADEANENIRRNFSRLFNESLEKDPRRQFIYGTGPVLAALQANKRKILALHTKDRREEIPEPISSICKAMKLKVECSVPNAHLNIMTNNGIHNKYVLEVRPLEKRQLVSLGSVWEQIEDNNVDSADSLTNQEIPENAKELESRLGSNKTVQRLPISEVEDGKIVSNLLKLQPNSSKKFPLVLFIDEVTDAHNFGAIIRSAYYLGVDLIVHTEKNTAKLSAVVDKTSAGAMEHIDIFNTPQPLKFFELSRENGWNIIATSVANGDKAGQAAKVQPSELHQLLQVAPCMLVIGSEGQGLRTSLIQRSTHVVKWKGFQDVSKLDSLNVSVATGLLLSKFYDNQAFDATD